The DNA region CCGCTGCACCTGGTGGTTCCAGTACCGCACGCCGAACGGCCCGCGCCGGTGGGCACACAACAGGCGGTGTCCGTCCAGTGCGCGTACCGCGGCCTCGGCGTCACCGAGGATGGCAGCGTCACGCAGCAGCGACGCCTGCGCCAGCAGCGGCCCGCGCAGATGCGGGGCCGGGTCCTCGGTGTCGATCCACTCGATATGCTCGCCGCCGGCCCGCAGCACCGCCAGCAGCCCCTCGGCGTCGCCGGCGCGGATCGCGTCGGCCACCGCGCCGATGTCGGCCCCGAAGCGGTGCGAGGTCTGCAATGTCGCGACCCGCACGTCGGCGCGGTCGCCGAGCCCGTCGACCAGGTCGGCCAGCACCGCCCCGGCCTCCACCGAGGCCAGCTGGTCGGCGTCACCGACGAGCAGCAGCCGACTGTCCGGACGCACCGCCTCCAGCAGCCGGGACATCAGTGTCAGCGACACCATCGACGTCTCGTCGACGACGACCACGTCGTGGGGCAGTCGGTTCTCCCGGTGGTGACGGAACCGAGACGAGCTGCCGGGCCGGCGCTGCAGCAGGCGGTGCACCGTCGCCGCGGTGAGCTCGCCGAGCCGGCCGCGGTCGGTCGGGTCGAGCTTGCCGACCTCGATGGCGACCGCCTCGGCCAGCCGCGCGGCGGCTTTGCCGGTGGGTGCGGCCAGCGCGATGCGCAGCCGGGGACGCCCGGCCAGGGCAGCCTGCTCGGCCAGCAGCGCCAGCAGCCGAGCCACCGTGGTGGTCTTGCCGGTGCCCGGCCCACCGGTCAGCACCGTCAGCGATTGGGTGAGCGCGATTTCGGCGGCGTGGCGCTGCTCCTCCCAGCCTGCCGGGAACAA from Mycobacterium sp. SMC-4 includes:
- the recD gene encoding exodeoxyribonuclease V subunit alpha; this translates as MSLLSAFVEAEVFEPADVHVATRLTALAEEPDESVALAVALVVRALRSGSVCVDLRSAAEQIGLPELPWPDPDGWLTAVRSSPLAGDPPVLRFVDDLLYFDRYWREEQQVRDDVLALLAAAPATPTPGLDRLFPAGWEEQRHAAEIALTQSLTVLTGGPGTGKTTTVARLLALLAEQAALAGRPRLRIALAAPTGKAAARLAEAVAIEVGKLDPTDRGRLGELTAATVHRLLQRRPGSSSRFRHHRENRLPHDVVVVDETSMVSLTLMSRLLEAVRPDSRLLLVGDADQLASVEAGAVLADLVDGLGDRADVRVATLQTSHRFGADIGAVADAIRAGDAEGLLAVLRAGGEHIEWIDTEDPAPHLRGPLLAQASLLRDAAILGDAEAAVRALDGHRLLCAHRRGPFGVRYWNHQVQRWLADATGEPMWSPWYPGRPVLVTVNDYGQRLYNGDTGVTVVRDEALQVVIGAARLRPGRLADVDTMYAMTIHKSQGSQADEVTVLMPPPDSRLLTRELFYTAVTRAKKRVRVVGPESAIRAALDRRALRASGLARRLRQ